Proteins encoded in a region of the Carnobacterium divergens genome:
- a CDS encoding IS3 family transposase (programmed frameshift): MARRKFDKQFKNSAVKLILEEGYSVKEVSQELEVHANSLYRWVQEVEEYGESAFPGNGTALADAQHKIKLLEKENRYLQEELELPKKVPGLLEAKQVKRFEFLLKHHGKIKIKHAVKVLKVSRSGFYEYMHRRPSKQQVEREILSEKIKAVFHEHKGRYGAVRITKVLHNTGIMTNTKRVGKLMHLMGLYAKGSRYKYKHYNRKGASLSRPNLINQIFKATAPNKVWLGDMTYIPTKEGTLYLAVNIDVFSRKIVGWSMSSRMQDKLVRDCFLQACGKEHPQPGLIVHTDQGSQYTSSRYQSTLRQVGAQSSMSRKGNPYDNAMMESFYKTLKRELINDAHFETRAEATQEIFKYIETYYNTKRMHSGLDYKSPKDFEKYNS, from the exons ATGGCAAGAAGAAAATTCGATAAACAATTTAAAAATTCTGCAGTAAAACTCATTCTTGAAGAGGGTTACTCTGTTAAAGAAGTCAGCCAAGAGCTTGAGGTTCATGCCAATAGTCTTTATCGCTGGGTTCAAGAAGTTGAAGAATATGGAGAAAGTGCTTTTCCAGGCAATGGGACAGCCCTAGCTGATGCCCAACATAAGATTAAATTGTTAGAGAAAGAAAATCGTTATCTTCAGGAGGAACTTGAACTTC CTAAAAAAGTTCCGGGTCTTCTTGAAGCGAAGCAAGTAAAACGTTTTGAATTTCTCTTGAAACATCATGGGAAGATAAAAATTAAGCATGCAGTAAAAGTTCTTAAGGTTTCTCGCTCAGGTTTCTATGAATACATGCATCGTCGTCCTTCAAAACAACAAGTGGAGAGAGAAATTCTCTCAGAGAAGATAAAAGCTGTCTTTCATGAGCATAAGGGACGCTATGGTGCGGTTAGAATTACCAAGGTACTTCATAATACTGGTATTATGACCAACACGAAACGTGTTGGGAAACTGATGCACTTGATGGGACTTTATGCCAAGGGAAGCCGTTATAAATATAAACATTACAACAGAAAAGGAGCTTCGCTTTCAAGACCCAATTTAATTAATCAGATCTTTAAAGCAACAGCTCCTAATAAAGTATGGCTGGGAGACATGACCTATATCCCTACCAAAGAAGGCACCTTATACTTAGCCGTGAATATCGACGTTTTTTCACGTAAGATTGTAGGCTGGTCAATGTCTTCACGGATGCAAGATAAACTGGTGAGGGATTGCTTCTTACAAGCTTGTGGGAAAGAACATCCTCAGCCTGGCTTGATTGTCCATACTGATCAAGGGAGTCAATATACAAGCTCTCGTTATCAATCTACTCTTCGTCAAGTCGGTGCTCAATCTAGCATGAGTCGTAAAGGAAATCCCTATGACAATGCAATGATGGAGTCTTTTTATAAGACGCTAAAGAGAGAGCTTATTAATGATGCTCATTTTGAGACAAGAGCTGAGGCTACTCAAGAAATATTTAAATACATTGAGACCTATTACAATACAAAAAGGATGCATTCAGGTCTTGATTACAAGTCTCCAAAAGACTTTGAAAAATATAATTCTTAA
- a CDS encoding DUF536 domain-containing protein, whose amino-acid sequence MSEELKTIKELADEFNVSKQAVRKRLTEEFRANHVETVTSNGVKTLVVTYTGYMLLKQHFTTSNATGNDKVTDTSNPTTGDLSVVKILEQQLFVKDKQLENKDSQISQMQNLLDQQQRLALQDKKLLEEYKSEINELKALKMPQEDMQEDMKDGSSIRGEVQEEIERLKAQLKLSEEERNKAKEKDPVKTESKKWWQLWK is encoded by the coding sequence ATGAGTGAAGAATTAAAAACGATTAAAGAGCTTGCAGACGAATTTAACGTATCGAAACAAGCTGTCAGGAAAAGATTAACCGAAGAATTTAGAGCAAACCATGTGGAAACCGTTACTAGTAACGGAGTGAAAACTTTAGTAGTAACCTATACTGGATATATGTTGTTAAAACAACACTTTACCACTAGTAACGCAACTGGTAACGACAAGGTAACCGATACTAGTAACCCCACAACTGGTGATTTATCTGTAGTTAAAATACTAGAACAACAGTTATTTGTTAAAGATAAGCAACTAGAAAATAAAGATAGCCAAATATCGCAAATGCAAAATCTCTTAGACCAACAACAACGCCTAGCTTTGCAGGATAAAAAATTGCTAGAAGAATATAAATCAGAAATCAATGAATTGAAAGCTCTTAAAATGCCTCAGGAGGATATGCAGGAGGATATGAAAGATGGATCGTCGATAAGGGGTGAGGTGCAGGAAGAAATTGAACGACTGAAAGCTCAATTGAAGTTATCAGAAGAAGAACGAAACAAGGCAAAAGAAAAAGATCCGGTAAAAACAGAATCTAAAAAATGGTGGCAACTATGGAAATGA
- a CDS encoding conjugal transfer protein, with product MEDVLPIISQNFIYSELVNPIIQKKEKQYLVKIAVRYLDNETKIENISQYQLTLEKKDNWKIIMNE from the coding sequence ATGGAAGATGTTTTACCAATAATCAGTCAAAACTTTATTTACTCTGAGTTGGTGAATCCAATTATTCAGAAGAAAGAGAAACAGTATCTAGTAAAAATAGCCGTTCGATATTTAGACAATGAAACAAAGATTGAAAATATTTCCCAATACCAATTAACTTTAGAGAAGAAGGATAACTGGAAAATAATAATGAATGAATAA
- the tet(S) gene encoding tetracycline resistance ribosomal protection protein Tet(S): MEEIKLKIINIGILAHVDAGKTTLTESLLYSSGAIKELGSVDSGTTKTDTMFLERQRGITIQTAITSFQRENVKVNIVDTPGHMDFLADVYRSLSVLDGAILLISAKDGVQSQTRILFHALRKMNIPIIFFINKIDQNGINLPDVYQDIKDKLSDDIIIKQTVNLNLKPYVIDYTEPEQWETVIVGNDYLLEKYTIGKTLNIAELEKEENERIQSCSLYPVYHGSAKNNIGIKQLIEVITSKLFSPTQLNSDKLCGNVFKVEYSDDGQRLVYVRLYSGTLHLRDSVNISEKEKIKVTEMYTSINGELRQIDKAEPGEIIILKNELLKLNNVLGDKKRLPHREILENPLPMLQTTIEPCKSVQREKLLDALFEISDSDPLLQYYVDTVTHEIVLSFLGEVQMEVTCTLIQEKYHIEIETRKPTVIYMERPLKKSEFTIDIEVPPNPFWASIGLSVTPLPLGSGIQYESLVSLGYLNQSFQNAVMEGIRYGCEQGLYGWKLTDCKICFKYGLYYSPVSTPADFRMLAPIVLEQAFRKSGTELLEPYLSFEIYVPQEYLSRAYNDASKYCANILNTKLKGNEVILIGEIPARCIQEYRNSLTFFTNGRSVCLTELKGYQVTNIKSAFQPRRPNNRIDKVRHMFNKINLH, encoded by the coding sequence ATGGAGGAAATAAAATTGAAAATTATTAATATCGGTATCTTAGCACATGTTGATGCAGGAAAAACTACTTTGACAGAAAGCTTACTATACAGTAGCGGAGCAATTAAAGAGTTAGGAAGTGTAGATAGCGGTACAACGAAAACGGATACTATGTTTTTGGAACGCCAGAGAGGTATTACTATTCAGACCGCAATAACATCTTTTCAACGGGAAAATGTTAAAGTAAATATTGTAGATACTCCTGGACACATGGATTTTTTGGCAGATGTATACCGTTCATTATCTGTTTTGGATGGAGCTATTTTGCTAATCTCTGCAAAAGATGGAGTACAGTCACAAACTCGTATACTATTCCATGCACTTAGAAAGATGAACATACCTATAATATTTTTTATTAACAAAATTGATCAAAATGGAATAAATTTGCCAGATGTTTATCAAGATATTAAGGACAAACTTTCTGACGACATCATAATTAAGCAGACTGTGAATCTAAATTTGAAACCTTATGTAATAGATTATACTGAACCAGAACAATGGGAGACAGTAATTGTGGGAAATGATTATTTATTAGAAAAATATACCATTGGGAAAACATTGAATATTGCAGAACTTGAAAAGGAGGAAAACGAAAGAATTCAAAGTTGCTCCTTATATCCTGTTTATCACGGAAGTGCAAAGAATAATATTGGAATTAAACAACTTATAGAGGTAATTACTAGCAAATTATTTTCACCCACACAACTCAATTCAGATAAACTTTGTGGAAATGTTTTTAAAGTAGAATATTCAGATGATGGTCAACGGCTTGTCTATGTACGTCTTTATAGTGGAACGCTACATTTGCGAGACTCAGTCAATATATCAGAAAAGGAAAAAATAAAAGTTACAGAAATGTATACTTCAATAAATGGAGAATTACGCCAGATAGATAAGGCAGAGCCTGGTGAGATTATTATTTTAAAAAATGAGCTTTTAAAACTAAATAACGTACTTGGAGATAAAAAAAGATTACCACATAGAGAAATTCTTGAGAATCCTCTTCCTATGTTACAAACAACAATTGAACCATGTAAATCAGTACAAAGAGAAAAGTTACTAGATGCACTTTTTGAAATATCCGATAGTGATCCCCTTCTACAATATTATGTAGATACAGTAACTCACGAAATTGTGCTATCTTTTTTAGGTGAGGTCCAAATGGAGGTAACTTGTACTCTGATTCAAGAAAAATATCATATTGAGATAGAAACAAGAAAACCAACTGTCATTTATATGGAAAGACCATTAAAAAAATCTGAATTTACCATTGATATCGAAGTACCTCCAAATCCTTTCTGGGCTTCTATTGGTTTATCTGTAACACCACTTCCTTTGGGTAGTGGCATTCAGTATGAGAGCCTGGTTTCTCTAGGTTATTTAAATCAATCATTTCAAAATGCAGTTATGGAAGGTATACGCTATGGGTGTGAACAAGGATTGTACGGTTGGAAATTAACAGACTGTAAGATCTGTTTTAAGTATGGTCTATATTACAGCCCTGTCAGTACGCCAGCAGATTTCCGAATGCTTGCGCCTATTGTACTAGAGCAGGCTTTTAGAAAGAGTGGTACAGAGTTATTAGAGCCATATCTTAGCTTCGAAATTTATGTACCACAAGAATATCTTTCGAGAGCATATAATGATGCTTCCAAATATTGTGCAAATATTTTAAATACTAAGTTAAAAGGTAACGAGGTCATTCTCATTGGTGAAATTCCAGCCCGTTGTATTCAAGAGTATCGAAACAGTTTAACTTTCTTTACAAATGGACGCAGTGTCTGTTTAACAGAGTTAAAAGGTTATCAGGTTACTAACATTAAGTCTG